The following coding sequences lie in one Dehalococcoidia bacterium genomic window:
- a CDS encoding helix-turn-helix domain-containing protein, with product MRKQSLPAAFEPPPGGGRLRALRRQAGKTQLWVEGEAALGSGYLQRLECGRVAQPERATLERILTALGARYSERRDVLECFGYAVRTPLPTPEDFAWARHACRRELAAAAFPAYLLDCSPRLVAWNRLLPPLLGVSAADPRLEQLAAGSFLGAWFEPDSLLAPLVVEPRQFLPALIRALRYESEPFHAEPWHADQLARLWQALPLFRHYWEKVVQEPAPVSADRPLAPVRLAVPGAGVLEFRLTSERFTRDARFRLIYYLPANPETMGWCAEQVEHAALVTWDASLSRP from the coding sequence ATGCGAAAGCAATCGCTGCCGGCAGCCTTCGAGCCGCCGCCGGGCGGCGGGCGCCTGAGGGCGCTGCGCCGGCAGGCCGGCAAGACGCAGCTCTGGGTCGAAGGGGAGGCCGCGCTCGGCAGCGGCTACCTGCAACGCCTGGAATGCGGCCGCGTGGCGCAGCCGGAACGGGCGACGCTCGAACGCATCCTCACGGCCCTCGGCGCCCGCTACAGCGAACGGCGAGACGTGCTTGAGTGCTTCGGCTACGCCGTTCGCACGCCGTTGCCCACGCCCGAGGACTTCGCCTGGGCACGCCACGCCTGCCGGCGCGAGCTGGCGGCGGCGGCATTTCCCGCCTATCTGCTCGACTGCAGCCCGCGGCTGGTCGCCTGGAACCGGCTGCTGCCGCCGCTGCTGGGCGTCTCCGCTGCCGATCCTCGCCTGGAACAGCTCGCGGCTGGTTCGTTCCTGGGGGCCTGGTTCGAACCGGATTCACTGCTCGCGCCGCTGGTAGTGGAACCGCGGCAGTTCCTGCCGGCGTTGATCCGTGCCCTGCGCTACGAGAGCGAACCCTTTCACGCCGAGCCCTGGCATGCCGATCAGCTGGCGCGGCTGTGGCAGGCGCTTCCCCTGTTCCGTCACTACTGGGAGAAGGTCGTCCAGGAGCCGGCGCCGGTGAGCGCCGACCGTCCCCTGGCGCCGGTGCGGCTGGCGGTGCCGGGGGCGGGCGTGCTGGAGTTCCGCCTGACGTCCGAGCGCTTCACGCGCGACGCCCGCTTCCGCCTGATCTACTACCTGCCGGCCAACCCCGAGACGATGGGCTGGTGCGCCGAGCAGGTCGAACACGCGGCGCTGGTCACATGGGACGCGAGCCTGAGCCGGCCCTAA